The following is a genomic window from Solanum lycopersicum chromosome 6, SLM_r2.1.
TGAATTTGAGCTATTTTCAATTTACATCCTTGAAAATCATTGAAGTTGCATTAACAAATCCAGAGTATGTCAAATATTTGGTTTCTTCCCAAATATGAAATAAGTAGTGAGtacaaaaaaatcattctaATTCTGTTAGTCTATCTTGAATCTTTTGCTCCTTTATGAAGTTAAacaatatttctttctcattccAGTTCACTGTTGTTACGCATTCGCTAAACGCTATCCTGCTCCTTGGTGATGCAGCTCTAAATTCCTTGGTAAATGCTAGCGTTATTTTAGTTCTCCAGGTTCTTATTGAGAATATCATTAAGGATATTGTTTATTAAACTATCAAGTTGTTCTTCTAGTGGTTCCCGTGGTTCCGGATGTGTTACTTTGTCATATGGACTGGTGTTTATGTCATCTTTCAATGGATTGTTCATGCCTGTGAATCAATTTGGTAAAAATTCATTTctatttgtttatgatttaatgAATACATCTCATTCCTCTTAACTGTGGGTTTCCCTTCATTTTTGATTATTTCAGGTGGCCATACCCCTTTCTTGACTTATCATTAAAATATGCTCCTGTGTGGTATGTGTTCTTttagtatatattatttacCATGGTACACGTATGTGATCAAATTGCATTGTTACATTTGGTTTCTTAGGCTTTATAATAGCCACGTTCAAGGCTTCTCATTTCAAAATATCGTATTGAACACTTGTCACTTCCTTCGAAAATTCAAGTGCCAAACTTTATCATTTCAAACAGTATAACTTATTTATGGGCTAACTAATTTTTGTGTTGATTCTGGCCAGGTATTTATTGGTGGCTGTTTTGCATATTCCATGCTACGGGATATTTGCATTACTTGTTAGACTTAAACATTATGTGTTGTGGCGATGGTTCCCTCAATCATAACAATGTCTAAGAAATTATCATCACAACTTGGTTACTTTGGAAGCCCAGGTGTGTCAGGTTCCACAAATGGTGTTATTTGGGAGTGATGGGCGGATTTTGCTGCAGAACGTCAGCTAAGTGGGTATTGATTCAGTCAGGTATTAAATCAGTAGTTATCTTGTGAAGTAGGAAGGAAATATTCGTTTATCTGCAGCTTCTCCACCCTCATGCCTTGGATGATGAGCTCTTCCGAACACCAAAGTTCAACTGATTTCGAAATTGTATACCTTTCTGTCAACAGGCAAAAATTTACTAAACTCATTGTCTAAGAATTATTAAAGGATTTGTATACAAAGGATGAAGCTTCATTTTTTGCTTTTCAAATAGTTGCCTACATTACCTATTCTCGGGCCACCTGCACCTAGTTAGATGATCTAAGAGCCATTCTAACTGTTTTTTTCTATGACCTCTTAAAAGTTGTCTGCATATTTTACTTAGACatcatatttttatcaaaagtgTTTTGATTGTCGTGACTGTGTAGTGTGGGTgttaaaattgatatatatatatatatatatatatatataaaataacattttatttctattcaattgtatacaaattaaaattttatacaaatgcaCAAACACATAAATTGGATTGACAGGTTGtcaaaaatttatacaaacGAGAGGATgacaataattttatacaaatggTCTGCCAGCGAAATTATACAAATCTAAAGAGGAGCTAACAAATTATACAactaaatatgatttttgtatttgcTATGTGAAAATTgctcatttttttcttgaattttgcataaagacacgatattatatttatggaaaaattatgcgaataagcaaacttatactatttaattactcatcatggttataatttgttataattaccCTCGCGaataacattatacattaattccATGGGTTGACTTCGAGtttatataattagtcatgtttgtatatgtataattagtcacctttctcccactctcttacctctctcactcgcctctTTCGATCTCGCTCGCCTATATCCTCTCTCTTCCAGTCTCGCtagcctctctcctccctctcccaatctctcttgccatatatacaattacatatgtataatatataattatctaaccaatatatatacacaattcaCCTTTTTCCtactctctcgcctctctcctctctctcccaatctcgctcgcctctttcCTCCAAATAACATGtacctataaattataattatcaaactaaaAGCTATATAGAGTAATTAATTACTTGTAAGCTATATTAATTGAGATGGAGGGAAAAGTTTTCTTACGTTTGTGTGGAAACGAGTTGACGAAGCCAATGCCGGGTCCATCCATTAACTAGAGTCGTTGTTAATGGGCCGGTCATAATCTAATAAAATCCTGTGGGCCCATTTATTTTTGGGTAATATCGtctttttcccttctttcttatGCGGTAAGACATTACGTATcatctctataaatagagctTCTTCGTTTTTTTGttaaccaaaaaattataattaggaGTTTTTGTTGTATAATCTAGGGTTTGAAAAGCAAATCGATTGAAGATGTCACTTGCCAAGGCTAAGGAAATTGTTTCTGGAAATCCAGTTGCGGTCTTCAGGTAATTGCATCTCTGTTAAATTTGAtgttgttagtttttttttttgtttgtttgatctGAAATGATTGTTAATTGAATTTGCAGCAAGACGTATTGTCCCTTCTGTGTTAGCGTCAAGGATTTGTTGTCGAAGCTTGGTGCTACTTTTAAGGCTGTTGAGTTAGATTCTGAAAGTAAGATCTCTGTTTCTGATTAGTAATTAAAGTTGTTTTGATGGTTAATTAAGCCAATTcagttttattttgtttgttttgattaaatTGAGATAAACAAGATCTATTTGCTTTCGTTCTaacatgattattattatttttttgtaaattgaacTTTGTGTTGGCCAAGAGATTGCagtttcaattatatttttgtgtttgttttgaTAGATAATAGCAGTCATGAAGCTCCAGTTTGAGCTGTAATTTTACAATAAGATGAGggattttatgttttaattacgTGAGAAGAAGTAATATCTTAATGTTTGGAGCAAATTTGGTGCGTATTCTATAGTTATGCAAATTTATCAGTGATTTGTTTTACATTTGGCTAGTTAAGCAAGGCGATTGGGGAAATCGATTAAGTTTGTAGCAGAAATGCAATGGAAACAACTCACTCCTTCGGTTATCATTTTTGATGTATTTCCTCTGATTGATAATGTTTCTCAACATATATTTGTTTCCTGTTCATAGTTTTCTAAGCACTTGTATTCTTCAGTGTATAGTGAATTTATTGTCTAAAATGTTGAGTGAATTGGTGAAGTATTCTTTGTGCTATTTCTCGTTCATTGAgtctaaaattgattttatgTAGAGGATGGAAGTGAGATCCAGGCTGCACTGGCTGAGTGGACTGGTCAGCGAACTGTGCCAAACGTCTTCATAGGCGGAAAGCACATTGGTGGCTGTGACGGTATGTCATCTGTGGACATCCCTCTTCCCTCTTTTTAATTCTATTGTTGAAATTCCTTGTCATAAGAAGACGTACTTCAGAATAATTGATCTTTTCGAATATATGATTGCAGCGACAACTGCGTTGCACAGGGAAGGGAAGCTTCTTCCTCTGCTAACCGAGGCTGGAGCAATTGCTAAAACTTCTACAGCTTAGGGAACTATATAGAAGGTTCAATCTACTTGTTTCTCTGAAATAAAGTGATCTATGTTTTTTGTAGTTAAGTGTTGTCAATGCTATTTGATGTTTCAAAGAAGAAAGTTGAACGAGTAATAATGCATTTTGAAAATTTCGCGATTAGCCCTTGAATGCCTCCTCTTATACTGATTTGAGTTGttaatttcttattaaaaatttgatttaccTAATTcccttttaaaataattaagtacgCAAGCAAAATAGGTGATAGTACGCCACTGTCATATGCGCATATCAATTGTtatgaacaaaaataaaaaaagagcaTGAATAAAGTAACAATTGTTATTCACagtatttgatttaatttttcaatttttagatgTTTATGTCCATCCCTAATGATAATGCCAGTAGCAGTGTCATTGtctatatgaaaatatataagaTGAGAAGTTCAAATTGCACGACTTCCAATAGATAAAATGGCATCCAGTGTCCCATCTTCATATTTCCCAGTGGCTTAAAGCTGTTTCCATTGAAACTGAGGGCATAGAAGAATCTCATACATCCTCTATTTTGGTTCTGGGTATTTTCTGTCTTTGAAGTTGTTTATAAGAACAAATATTTAGAGGCGTATTTAGAATTTGAACGAATATGAAGAGACATAGTATATGTTCCTTTTTCGAAAATGGTTAACTTGTATTGTACAAGGCATCTCGGAATGGCTGAATTTCATCAACCGGGACTAATTAGCAGGCTTCTCATATGTGTTTGCGACACAGTTCAATTTAATAGAGGAGATCAATTTGTCTCCTTTATGAGATACCCCACACATAGATAACAACAAGTTTCAACTAGAAGTTACATGTCCACAACTAAACTTCTTGATACCACATCATTTAATGCTACAAATGTGTTCAAAATACGAGAGGTCACAATCTTCATTAAGGAAACATTGCATAAAAAAGAAAGTCAAACAGTATATGAACTTGGTGCAAGTATAATGTTTTCTAAGTAAATTGGAAGTGCAGTGAACCATCTCTATATATAAAGCCTCAAAACATGAACAAACTGTAGGAACTCATGAATTTTCTTGAACTGGTGGTGGTTGCTGAAAGATTGAGTTGGCGAGCTCTTTGTTTAGCCGTATAGGGAGTGGAGGCATCAGATTCATCTCTGAAATGTCATTTAAGCTGCAAGAGAGCATGTTATAAAGTGGAAAGCGCAAATAAAGATGTATACGGCTCGTGAACATGATATGTAAGAAGGAAAAGAGCAAGTGAAATTAAACGAGACCCCTGTGAAGAAGCAGATGGACCATATAGTGACTCGTGGGAAGATGAAGTTGAAACTCAGCAAATATTGTTGGATCACGGAAAGTTTAAACGGACTGTGAAAACCTTCACGAGCCGTTTACCTATCCGTGCATGTTGTCGACTGAACTACTTTCCTATTTCGATTAGTATTCATATTGAATACTGTAATTAATTACTTAGggtttcatataattttatcagTTTTTTTTATCGCAAAGACAATAGCTTTCTATTTTGGTTAGTTTGATCTTGGGATTCGAGTTCTTAATCAAGAATTATTGgttttcattattataagtCTATTAATTCTGAACTTTGATCAATGTTTAACAATTGTTTGGTTAAGAACATGAACATCTAAACACCACAAGTAGGGTTAATTATGGGAACTATGGACTAGGGAACAACGTTAAATCAACCACGAATGACTATCAATTAGTGTTTTGCATGCTTAGTTTCTAATTTTGCTTTAGGACCTATGTTTATTgattaagaaagtaagaaactAATGAACTCTACAATTGAATAACTTGAGCTGGAGAGGGAATAGTAGGTAAGAAAGGGTTAAAACTTAAACACTCTAAGACTGAAAGGAGATGGGTGATATTGGTCTTGCTAAATCATGCATGCATGCATTGTATCAAGAGACTGTTATTCATATGAGATCTAAGTTGTGATCCTAAGGTCATGGAGAACACAATCCTAGTCTATATTAAACCAATAATCAAACTTTGAAATCGTCGTCCATTACTGTTACTATTTGATTCTAAATACAATTGGTTACTTGGACACTAAACAACCCCAATATTTACTTTACACAACTTTATTTCTAGACTAGAAATTTCAACCACAACTGAAGATAAGAACTAGTAGATTCATTTTCTTCTCCGTTTCCAGTGGGATTAACCCCAACTCTTGTTGGGTTCTATTAAAGTGTAAGTTTGAACGTACCAGAGATGATAAAAGAGAATGACAAGATGCAAAATAAACCGATACTTTAGTAAAGATACGAAAACATATATATAGCTCGAGATAGAGGATAATCAATCATACTTATTCATAACATTGAAGATATTACTTTGAGTTTGCCAGAGAAGGTTGATGTTTTCCTGGATCTGCATCagtcacaaaaaaaataatgttttaataataaaaatcatacaTTCTTCTTATGGAATAAACTTATTACAAGTGTAAATGATAGACAATGTTAGTATTAATGTTTGTCATATATCACAGACCTActgtaaaatatcaaaatcatcaacTGACCTGACAAGCGGCAAAGTTAGCACAAATTTGATCCAATGCCTGAGCATTTTGTTCAAGAAGCATCCCAGTGGGACCACCAATGGCTGCAAAAAAattcgaaaaaaataatgatgaaacATTGTATGTATATTATAGTTATGATAACAGCTttaatgatttgattttgatCATCAAGACGAGATTCATACTTTTATCATCGTTATTCATTTCATCTTCCtgaaaatgtataaaaaataaaggcAAGACGACCAACCTTGGTAGAAAATTTCACCATTACTATCCATTGGTAAAATAGCTTGAGCATTGGGAGGAGCATTTgcgtaattagttaattttggCATAAGATCTGTAAGCTTTTcctaaaactcaaaaaaaaaataaaaaaaataatgaagacgaacttattcttcaaaatccaataaatctacttgttttttcctcttttttgttcCCTCATACTTAATGATGCCAAATATATATGATCAATGAATTATCCATAATGAGATCAACATGGACCATGACTACTTATGGATGTTTTGAAGCAAAGAACATTTTGCGAAACGAAATATATACAGAGAAAGGGCGGAGAACCTTGTTTGAAATATGATCACTTCCTTGCTTCCTATTTTTCTGCTTAAATgcaggaaaaaagaagaaaaaggaacatTTAATTATGCCTAGTTGGGAAAAAAACTGATTTATCTCAATTAAGAAGGCATTCTGAAACCAAATTATTGTTTGTATAAGACTTACACTCATCCATCTACATCTCAATATTACATCTCGTAAACATTTGTCTTTTAAGTGCATCGCAATTTTAGCATAACGATGCATTTCATTGTCAGTTGAGTATCTgcaaaaaaatagtatttcaCTATCAGTTTAGGCATAATATTCGTCAAACTAAACAAAACAAATCGAATGTACAAAAGTAATAGAGATGGTTTGGAAACAGTATTATTTGACAATCCACAAGCGAAAAATGTCTAATAGCGATTAGTCATGTATACCAATAGCTAACAACCTTTTCATTTCCATCCACACCCTCTAGGGTGACTCAAACCCTAAATCTACTGGTTCGATGGTGAATATTCTCAACGTCTAATAAGTCATAAAATTCTACGTGTTTCATCATATGACATCAAATGTTAAAATCACCTTATGAGCAAATTCATATGAGAAAACTATAGTTCTTAGCAAACATAGGATGAGTGACATACTTGACAAGCAATTCGTCAAGAGCAGATTGTTCTTCAGGAGTCCAGTGATTGTTGAGGTATGCATTGTGCTTGAGCGCCGCCATCAAAATACCGCGAAAATGAATCTTCTAGACTCTCCTTCTTGTGTTTGTTAAAAGAATCTGAAAAAACAATGAAACATATACAtagatttgaagaatttttAGTTCTAAATTTGCagacaaaaatattgaatgaatCTTTGACcagataagtacttatttaaGACATGATTTGACTTCTCTGATGACatgtttgacatttttttttgtttgttcctatatagtaaaatatattttctttattattttattggcacccaataaaattttaaagcacatgaaaaaattaaaagcaaaacAATGACTTTAATTGGTAAGCCTTAAAACCAATTTGACTGTCCACTCTATTCATATGCTATTTATATGTTAGTTTACCGGTATCcgttataaacatatttgtattataatgaatgtctaattatgtggagtccttttagAATATGGTCTAGAATTCTACTTGGAGACAAAAGTTAGGTTTCTCATATAAATAAAGGGGTTTTCCTTCGTTGTAAAGATGATCCATGAATCCcgaatatacttcaagatgaaCATGAAgtattttctcttctctctactttattcttctcattgtttatatagtttcataacaacatccaattaatttatgaattggtttgctatagcacacgaaaatcgtcaaaattgaGAGTATCCACGCTttggtgctcgtttgaccttgataatgggtcggactggccgtgagggacaaccggctATATAGAacaggtcttgacggatgtccgcAAAAAAAAtcggaatttttgacgtcgaaatccgaatcacccaaaaaatggtttgctatagcacacgaaaatcttcgaaATGGGGGATATGCACTTCGGGGCTCATCTAACCTTGAAAAACGGTTGGACTGGCCGTCAaggacaaccggatgcatagccaaggtcttgacggatgtccacaaacaattttggaatttttgatgtcagaatccggatcacccaattAATGGttagctatagcacacgaaaattgttgaaatggggggtatgcatgcttcagggctcgtttgatcaTGAAAATGGTTTGAACTggccgtgacggccaaccggctgcatagccaaggtcttaacggacgtccataaacaatttttgctgttttgacgtcgaaattcggatcagcgaaaaaatggtttgctatagcacacgaaaatcatcgaaagtGAGGGTATGTGCTCTTCAgtgctcatttgaccttgaaaatgggtcgtaaTGGCTGTGAGGTCCAGCCGGATGTatatccaaggtcttgacggacacccacaaaattttttggcatttttgacatcggaattcggatcacccaaaaaatagtttaccATAGCATgcaaaaattgttgaaatggaGGGTGTGCACATTttggggttcgtttgaccttgaaaatgggtcggaatggACATGAGGGCCAGTcggctgcatagccaaggtcttgacggacgtccacaaaaaatttcagcatttgacgttgaaatctggataacccaaaaaaaaatatttgctatagcacacgaaaatcgtcgaaatagggggtatgcgcgcttcggggctcgtctGACCTTGAAAAAGGTCCAGACTGGCCGTCAGGGACAATCGGCTGCATAGctaaggtcttgacagacgtacataaacaatttttgcatttttgacatccaATTGcggatcacccaaataatggttagctatagcacacgaaaatcgtcgaaatgggggATATGCGCgcttggggctcgtttgaccttgaaatggGTCGAATTGACCGTGAGGGCCATCCGGCCGCATAGtgaaggtcttaacggacgtccataaacaattttggcatttttgacgtcagattctgaatcacccaaaaaaagatttgttataacatacaaaaatcatcgaaagtgaaagtatgcgcgcttcggtgctcatttgaccttgaaaatggatcggACTGGCCATGAGGTCCAGCTGGAtgatagccaaggtcttgacgaatgcCCACAAAaacttttgacattttttacgtcggaatccgaataacccaaaaatgattttctatagcacacgaaaatcgtcaaaatggggGGTAttcgcgcttcggggctcgtttgaccttgaaaatgggatgaactggccgtgagggccaaccggatgcatagccaaggtcttgacggacgtccacaaatttttttgacattttggACGTCGcaatcacccaaaatatggtttgttatagcacacaaaaatcatggaAATGGGGATATAcgtgcttcggggctcgtttgaccttgaaaatgggtcggactggccgtgagggccaaccggctgcatagacaaggtcttaacggacgtccgaAAAAAATTCGACATTTTTGACGCtagaattcggatcacccaaaaaatggtttgctatagcacatgaaaatcatcgaaatgggggtATGCGCTCTTCGGGGCGCGTTTTACCATGAAAATGGGTCGAAAGAAGATCTATGAATCctaaatatacttcaagatgaataagaaatATTTCTCTTCTCTCTACTTTATACTTCtcattgtttatatattttcataacaGCATCCAATTAATTCTGAATTATTTAAGAATATGACAAAACACCAATGAATGTGATTGAtaagctttttaaaaaaattaaacgatACACTCGATTTATATGCTATTTTATATGTTAGATTATTGAACCCAATTAAATTCAAACCAGTTAAGCACATGAAAAAAATGCATACCAATgaatttatttgataatataagCGTTAAAACTAATTTAATGAGCACTCGATTCATCTGATTTTTATGTTCAgtctataataaaaatattggaaAATATATATGCAGAGCCATAATGCATATGactcgtattttttttttaaaatcaaatattaacaaGATCTTAATATATTGtggttaaatttttaatattataagaaaataacaaaattgttgaaaataatttatcatatttctttaaaatgattaaattctTAGATAATgcgtaatttattttttgaaggaTCCTATATAGATGTACcttaacaaatttttatattatcgtATATTTCTGTGAAGTCCACAAAAATTAAATagcaagaaaattaaaaaaaagttaaaataatgaaaaatttcaCCCAGCTTGAAtttcaagaacaaaaaatatcGTATAAATTGACGGAtacaatatgtatttatataggTATTTATAGAtgctttccatttttttttaatttcatgaaattagTATCAAACTTATGTAATTGTTTGTCAAGAACATTGATGATCTTTTcgtaatattttctttttgaaattagtataaaaatttatgcttttttttttttttacaaatttcgtaagaaatcatatataaaatatgagttttaataatttacttttaactttttaaaatttataaattaattacacttacaaaaagaaaaaatgttatagtaaaataaaataaaattttaattaattctattttgtaaattaacaaataattttatctaactatttttagtaatataaataataattttaagatggaaaataatataaaaatgttataaatataatgaatattttcttttgaatttcatattttcaaaattatataagtatGGAAGTAGAGAAATTTGgaatattatttgaaaagagaagttaaaaaaaaaagaagtaaaaaaaaataagaaagagaaaaaatcgTTTAAAGAAGAGAGAACAAAAAATTTGGGTCATTTTTCTGAAATGGAACCCAATACTTCCACATGACACAATATAAATGGAGTCATACAAGTATAGTCAGTCACCTCTTGAACAGTGTGAACTgaaaagtaataattataagTTAGACTTTTTTGAAGTGATTTTACTTTTAAAGAGTGGTGGTTTtacttttgaatataatttgaATACAAGAAATAAATGAACTTACTCAATCGCCCTTAGCTTTCCAgagaaattacaaaaatatctcaaattatTTCCAATTTGTTGTTCATGTCATTTCATGTCAAAATAGTGTCTTGCCAAATATATTTTCTGTTACCTTTTTACCTTGGTAAATTATCTCCACATTTAGCTTAGCGGATTCATGAATCAACCTTTATACCTTGGTAAAGTATATTGTGCCCTTTTGATGGAGATTATAACATCAAACTTCATATAGTATCTCACATGGTTACATGTCAGTTTTAGTGCTCCCACACTTCAGTCTTTCATTTATTGCATAACCTAGTAATTAGTTATATCATTGCAATATTTGCTAGAATTTTGTGCTATTTACTTGACCAATGTCTCGATGTGACTTTATAACCAGCATGTCAATTATCATTATGCATATCCTACTTAGTCATTCAATGTACTAACTGCATACATTCTAcctatattatttgataatataGGCTCAAACATTCAATACTTGGGTTGTGGTTAGTACAAATTCAATTAACATAGTAACAACTTTTGATGAGTCTCCATTATTCGAGGATGACCTCTACCTTTACTTCAATAttgttctttaaattttaaaaagttaagagtcaattAGGGGTTTGTCTTAGGAACTCGTCTTAGTAGAGCCTTTTAGACAGTTAGTTTACATTTACAAAAATCTCTACTCTCTTCTATTCTCGAATATATTGAGCATAGGGATGTATCCGAGAATAGGAGAGTGTAGAGAtctttgtaattttttcaaagcGAAAATTGTGCATTATAACAcactattaattcaaaataaatgttataactatatttcatttaatttcaatTCGTAGCAAACTTCTTGTCAttcgtctctctcctctctccaaaagttggctagtcactctctttttttttccatgtCATCTCTCCCCgacctctctcactttatacaaacacaaatgtatagtttgtgtttgtatttgtataagtgagaagacagtatatacaaatacatatatatatctctccgtcttatacacttataattatacaaatacatgtATCTTCATTCTATACACTTgtagatatacaaatacaaatcttCTTTTGCCAGTTCtgttttgtctttctctctctcgctttgtacaaacacaaatttcacaaaatgcattgtataatttatacttgtatgaagcgagagagagagatctgatatacaaaaacaaatatttgaacttgatTCAATTGGTGTTTTTGGatcaaatgtatattttttgcttatttttctttaaaaacacCGAGAACACATGAAGAACATAAACAACTCTCAAATTTTCAACATCTTCAATTCTTCACTAAATCATCTCAAATTCCGTCtacatcattaatttttaaaaaaaaaaacgaaaattCTAACATCATTTGTAGAGTTCAAACAATTCAcccatatttaaaaaatatattccaaAAAACGAAAATCGAtcccaaaatttcaaaattttctttgattttttttttagttttttacatTAGATCTTTGTTGACTGTATTTTGAGTTTAtgtccaaaa
Proteins encoded in this region:
- the LOC101249553 gene encoding uncharacterized protein; translation: MAALKHNAYLNNHWTPEEQSALDELLVKYSTDNEMHRYAKIAMHLKDKCLRDVILRCRWMSKNRKQGSDHISNKEKLTDLMPKLTNYANAPPNAQAILPMDSNGEIFYQAIGGPTGMLLEQNAQALDQICANFAACQIQENINLLWQTQSNIFNVMNNLNDISEMNLMPPLPIRLNKELANSIFQQPPPVQENS
- the LOC544298 gene encoding glutaredoxin, with protein sequence MSLAKAKEIVSGNPVAVFSKTYCPFCVSVKDLLSKLGATFKAVELDSEKDGSEIQAALAEWTGQRTVPNVFIGGKHIGGCDATTALHREGKLLPLLTEAGAIAKTSTA